In Labeo rohita strain BAU-BD-2019 chromosome 16, IGBB_LRoh.1.0, whole genome shotgun sequence, one DNA window encodes the following:
- the LOC127178025 gene encoding uncharacterized protein LOC127178025 codes for MQCITMKSILNLMFAFMVVFFKGMFCQSIQSDFKLINQLYTFPGNASVCLHAEWRKKHPTDATIATYKNRMCAAEKGFEEEFGCEDNHLLLKSANYNDQGRYEFICDGVQTQINLDVLYAENKSVVETDNITLKCYAVNAKDVTWMHDNERVLHFKTDGSINPGKGYEGRASLAKDCFKTGDLSLTIAGVRIEDAGIYRCFVDDETVKGNPHACVLLVNEKRSSPGDQTDCSCNEAILITLTVVFGLISVISVTCLITIILLCTTTGHNTTGNDHMPMTAISTTQPPNESQPLVPYSVQESDLGNKTSNTMPIF; via the exons ATGCAG TGCATCACAATGAAGTCTATTCTGAATTTGATGTTTGCTTTTATGGTTGTCTTTTTCAAAG GAATGTTCTGCCAGAGTATTCAGTCTGATTTTAAGTTAATAAACCAACTGTACACATTCCCTGGTAATGCCAGTGTCTGTCTTCACGCTGAATGGAGAAAGAAACACCCCACAGATGCTACAATCGCCACATACAAAAACCGTATGTGCGCGGCTGAAAAAGGATTTGAGGAAGAATTCGGATGTGAAGACAACCACCTGCTTCTCAAATCAGCAAACTACAATGACCAGGGGCGCTATGAGTTCATCTGTGATGGGGTTCAAACTCAAATTAATCTGGATGTTTtat ATGCTGAGAACAAGAGTGTGGTAGAGACAGACAACATCACCCTCAAATGTTATGCAGTCAATGCCAAGGATGTGACATGGATGCACGACAACGAAAGAGTTCTGCACTTCAAGACGGATGGATCCATAAACCCTGGCAAAGGCTACGAGGGAAGAGCGTCGCTGGCTAAGGACTGCTTCAAAACCGGCGATCTCTCTTTGACCATCGCTGGTGTTCGCATAGAAGATGCCGGAATATATCGCTGTTTTGTGGATGATGAAACAGTTAAAGGAAACCCACACGCCTGTGTGCTGCTTGTGAATG AGAAACGCTCCAGTCCAGGAGACCAGACAGACTGCAGCTGCAATGAAGCAATTCTGATCACACTCACTGTAGTTTTTGGGCTCATCTCAGTGATCAGCGTGACATGTTTGATCACCATAATACTACTGTGCACAACCACTGGACATAACACCACTGGAAATGACCATATGCCGATGACTGCTATCAGCACAACACAACCTCCCAATGAAAGTCAGCCACTGGTTCCTTATTCTGTTCAGGAGAGCGACTTGGGCAATAAGACTTCCAACACCATGCCTATTTTTTAA